A part of Streptococcus porcinus genomic DNA contains:
- a CDS encoding DEAD/DEAH box helicase has translation MKFTELNLSEDIQSAVVTAGFEKASPIQEMTIPLALEGKDVIGQAQTGTGKTAAFGLPTLNKIRTDENIIQALVIAPTRELAVQSQEELFRFGRDKGVKVRSVYGGASIDKQIKALKSGAHIVVGTPGRLLDLIKRKALKLDHVETLILDEADEMLNMGFLEDIEAIISRVPEERQTLLFSATMPAPIKQIGVKFMKNPEHVQIKNKELTNVNVEQYYVRVKEQEKFDTMTRLMDVDQPELSIVFGRTKRRVDEITRGLKLRGFRAEGIHGDLDQNKRLRVIRDFKGDQVDILVATDVAARGLDISNVTHVYNYDITQDPESYVHRIGRTGRAGKSGESITFVSPNEMGYLSMIENLTKKQMKPLKPATAEEAFQAKKKVALKKIERDFADETIRSNFEKFKGDAIQLASEFTPEELALYILSLTVQDPADQPEVEIAREKPLPFKYVGGGHGGGKKSSKGGRGRSSRDGERRGGYRGKRDDRRGGERRDDRRKDKRDENGGSRDFKRKPKRQAKEFFNKDKKSTGKDSGFVIRHKGE, from the coding sequence AGCTGCTTTTGGTCTTCCAACCTTGAATAAGATCCGTACGGATGAAAATATCATACAAGCACTTGTTATTGCCCCAACGCGTGAACTTGCTGTCCAAAGTCAGGAAGAACTCTTTCGTTTTGGTCGTGATAAAGGCGTTAAAGTTCGCTCCGTCTATGGTGGTGCAAGTATTGATAAACAAATTAAAGCCCTTAAATCAGGAGCTCATATTGTTGTTGGTACACCCGGTCGTTTACTTGACTTAATTAAACGTAAAGCATTAAAACTTGACCATGTTGAAACCCTTATTTTGGATGAAGCTGACGAAATGCTTAATATGGGCTTCTTAGAAGATATTGAAGCCATTATTAGCCGTGTCCCTGAGGAACGCCAAACCTTGCTATTTTCAGCAACTATGCCAGCACCTATTAAACAAATTGGTGTTAAGTTTATGAAAAATCCAGAGCATGTTCAAATTAAAAATAAAGAACTTACAAATGTAAATGTTGAACAATATTATGTTCGTGTTAAAGAACAAGAAAAATTTGATACCATGACACGTTTGATGGACGTTGACCAACCAGAATTATCAATTGTTTTTGGTCGGACAAAGCGTCGCGTCGATGAAATTACTCGCGGTTTGAAATTACGAGGTTTCCGTGCTGAAGGTATTCATGGTGACCTTGATCAGAATAAACGTTTACGTGTTATCCGTGATTTTAAGGGAGATCAAGTTGATATCTTAGTAGCAACAGACGTTGCTGCGCGTGGTCTTGACATTTCAAACGTAACGCATGTGTATAACTACGATATCACACAAGATCCAGAGTCTTATGTTCACCGTATCGGTCGTACAGGTCGTGCTGGTAAATCAGGAGAATCAATCACTTTTGTTTCACCAAATGAAATGGGTTACTTAAGCATGATTGAAAACTTGACTAAGAAACAAATGAAACCGCTGAAACCAGCAACAGCTGAAGAAGCCTTTCAAGCAAAGAAAAAAGTGGCACTTAAAAAGATTGAGCGTGATTTTGCAGATGAAACAATTCGCTCAAACTTTGAAAAGTTTAAAGGTGATGCTATTCAATTAGCCTCTGAATTCACACCTGAAGAATTAGCACTTTATATTTTGAGTTTAACCGTTCAAGATCCGGCAGATCAACCAGAAGTTGAAATTGCACGTGAAAAACCACTTCCATTCAAATACGTTGGTGGTGGTCACGGGGGCGGTAAAAAATCTTCTAAAGGTGGTCGAGGTAGAAGTAGCCGTGATGGTGAACGCCGTGGTGGTTACCGAGGGAAACGTGATGACCGTCGTGGAGGAGAAAGACGTGATGACCGTCGTAAAGACAAACGTGATGAGAATGGCGGAAGTCGTGACTTTAAGCGTAAGCCAAAACGTCAGGCAAAAGAATTCTTTAACAAAGATAAAAAGTCTACAGGTAAGGATTCTGGATTCGTCATCCGTCATAAAGGTGAATAA